The following are encoded in a window of Rhizobium sp. 11515TR genomic DNA:
- the argB gene encoding acetylglutamate kinase, which produces MSEAQSELQANLLAQALPYMQRYENKTIVVKYGGHAMGNVELGKAFAADIALLKQSGVNPIVVHGGGPQIGAMLTKMGIESKFEGGLRVTDQKTVEIVEMVLAGSINKEIVALINQTGEWAIGLCGKDGNMVFAEKARKTIKDPDSNIERVLDLGFVGEVVEVDRTLLDLLAKSEMIPVIAPVAPGRDGATYNINADTFAGAIAGALSATRLLFLTDVPGVLDKQGQLIKELSVAQAHALIADGTISGGMIPKVETCIDAIKAGVQGVVILNGKTAHSVLLEIFTEHGAGTLIVP; this is translated from the coding sequence ATGTCCGAAGCCCAAAGCGAACTCCAAGCCAACCTGCTCGCACAGGCGCTGCCCTACATGCAGCGTTACGAAAACAAGACCATCGTCGTGAAATATGGTGGTCATGCCATGGGCAATGTCGAACTTGGCAAGGCCTTTGCGGCCGATATCGCGCTCCTGAAGCAGTCCGGCGTCAACCCGATCGTCGTCCATGGCGGCGGCCCGCAGATCGGCGCCATGTTGACGAAGATGGGCATTGAATCGAAGTTCGAAGGCGGCTTGCGGGTCACCGACCAGAAGACGGTCGAGATTGTCGAAATGGTGCTCGCCGGCTCGATCAACAAGGAAATCGTCGCACTGATCAACCAGACCGGCGAATGGGCGATCGGCCTTTGCGGCAAGGACGGCAACATGGTCTTCGCCGAAAAAGCGCGCAAGACCATCAAGGACCCCGATTCCAACATCGAACGCGTGCTCGATCTCGGTTTCGTCGGCGAAGTGGTCGAAGTCGACCGCACGCTGCTCGATCTGCTTGCCAAGTCCGAGATGATTCCGGTGATCGCCCCGGTCGCCCCAGGCCGCGACGGCGCGACCTACAACATCAACGCCGATACCTTTGCCGGTGCGATCGCCGGCGCGCTCAGCGCCACGCGCCTGCTTTTCCTCACGGATGTTCCGGGCGTCCTCGACAAGCAGGGCCAGCTCATCAAGGAATTGTCCGTCGCCCAGGCCCATGCGCTGATCGCCGACGGCACGATTTCCGGCGGCATGATCCCGAAGGTCGAAACCTGCATCGACGCCATCAAGGCCGGTGTTCAGGGCGTCGTCATCCTCAACGGCAAGACGGCCCATTCCGTGCTGCTCGAAATCTTCACCGAGCACGGCGCGGGCACGCTGATCGTTCCGTAA
- a CDS encoding anti-sigma factor, whose translation MSTPDQSKGGRSRDEVLAGEYVLGVLSLEDRQKVERRMRSDRQFAAIVSRWEQNLSEFNEEYEAVTPAAAVFPKIEKRIFGEAAFGAHLWNSLTLWRSVAFGSLFLAAGVLVFAITNEGGLRTSPGKQLTASLSGQNNPFNLLANYDVANGRLKITPVAAGKPEEKSLELWLIRGSDPAEALGILPPTGDGEIVLSPELHAKLTEGAIIAVSVEPFGGSPTGKPTGDVVASGTIHLP comes from the coding sequence ATGAGTACGCCCGATCAAAGCAAGGGAGGCCGCTCCCGCGATGAAGTCCTGGCCGGAGAATATGTGCTTGGCGTGCTTTCCCTGGAGGACCGGCAGAAGGTCGAGCGCCGCATGCGCAGCGACCGCCAGTTTGCCGCCATCGTTAGCCGCTGGGAGCAGAATCTCTCGGAATTCAACGAGGAATATGAGGCGGTGACGCCTGCGGCCGCCGTATTTCCGAAGATCGAAAAGCGGATTTTCGGCGAAGCGGCGTTTGGCGCCCATCTCTGGAATTCGCTGACGCTGTGGCGCTCGGTCGCCTTCGGCTCGCTGTTCTTGGCCGCCGGCGTACTCGTCTTCGCCATCACGAATGAAGGCGGCTTGCGCACGAGCCCGGGCAAGCAGCTCACCGCATCCCTTTCCGGCCAGAACAATCCCTTCAATCTCCTCGCCAATTACGACGTCGCCAATGGGCGCCTGAAAATTACGCCGGTCGCCGCCGGCAAGCCCGAGGAGAAATCGCTGGAGCTCTGGCTGATTCGCGGCAGCGATCCCGCCGAGGCGCTGGGCATCCTGCCGCCGACCGGCGATGGCGAAATCGTCTTGTCGCCGGAGCTTCACGCCAAATTGACTGAAGGCGCCATCATCGCCGTCAGTGTCGAGCCCTTTGGCGGCTCGCCGACCGGCAAACCGACGGGCGATGTGGTTGCTTCCGGCACGATCCATTTGCCCTGA
- a CDS encoding EF-hand domain-containing protein, whose product MNGKKLLLAGLSATLLLGGAAQMALAASHDGDRGGRHHHGRWHRPHISPEVLYVRMLKEFGNPGDTKLTKDEVKAGVDKIFDQIDVNHDGEITPGEYRAYRQEQFKQWRAEHAKADGDKAQDGQAPGGDQAQDNQAPADQSKSDQAQNDNDNDKGGEGHRHHRPHGRFMHETMIFRFADTDQSGQISKKEAEDAMNKVFDRLDRNHDGVVNLDDMPGRPLL is encoded by the coding sequence ATGAACGGGAAAAAACTTCTTCTGGCCGGACTTTCCGCAACCCTGCTTCTCGGCGGTGCCGCACAGATGGCGCTCGCCGCTTCGCATGATGGCGACCGTGGGGGCAGGCATCATCACGGCCGCTGGCACAGACCGCATATTTCGCCCGAAGTCCTTTACGTGCGCATGCTGAAGGAATTTGGCAATCCCGGTGACACGAAGCTCACGAAGGATGAGGTAAAGGCCGGCGTCGACAAGATCTTCGACCAGATCGACGTCAACCACGACGGCGAAATCACCCCCGGCGAGTATCGCGCCTACCGCCAGGAGCAGTTCAAGCAGTGGCGAGCCGAGCATGCCAAGGCTGATGGCGATAAGGCTCAAGATGGCCAGGCTCCGGGCGGCGATCAAGCCCAAGACAACCAGGCTCCGGCCGACCAATCCAAGAGCGACCAGGCTCAAAACGACAATGACAACGACAAGGGTGGCGAAGGCCATCGCCATCACAGACCGCATGGCCGTTTCATGCATGAAACGATGATCTTCCGCTTTGCCGATACCGATCAAAGCGGCCAGATCAGCAAGAAGGAGGCCGAAGACGCCATGAACAAGGTCTTCGACCGACTGGATCGCAACCACGATGGCGTCGTCAACCTGGACGACATGCCAGGCCGTCCGCTGCTGTAA
- a CDS encoding isocitrate lyase/PEP mutase family protein: MSQVEKAQEFARLHKKGEPLILFNIWDAGSAKAVTEAGAKALATGSWSVAAANGFGDGQAIPLSLLAVTARLISVTSPLPLSVDFEGGYAVEPEEVAANVEKIMDHGAIGINFEDQVIGGQGVHPIETQAARIRAIREMADRREMPLFINARTDLFLQESDTAHHQLLLDDAFQRADAFAEAGASGFFAPGLVEPDLIGALCERSPLPVNIMVRPTTPDNETMARLGVSRISYGPAPYRSVMGMLKSEAEAIYRPS, encoded by the coding sequence ATGAGTCAGGTGGAAAAGGCGCAGGAATTCGCGCGGCTGCACAAGAAGGGGGAGCCGCTGATCCTTTTCAATATTTGGGATGCGGGCTCTGCCAAGGCGGTCACGGAGGCGGGCGCCAAGGCGCTGGCAACGGGGAGTTGGTCGGTCGCCGCTGCCAATGGTTTCGGCGACGGCCAGGCAATCCCGCTATCGCTGCTGGCGGTGACCGCCAGGCTGATTTCGGTGACGAGCCCGTTGCCCCTGTCGGTCGATTTCGAGGGCGGTTATGCAGTCGAGCCTGAAGAAGTCGCCGCCAATGTCGAAAAGATCATGGATCACGGCGCCATCGGGATCAATTTCGAAGATCAGGTGATCGGCGGCCAGGGCGTTCATCCTATCGAAACGCAAGCGGCACGCATCCGTGCCATCCGCGAAATGGCCGATCGCCGGGAAATGCCCTTGTTCATCAATGCCCGAACCGATCTTTTCCTGCAGGAAAGCGATACGGCGCATCATCAGCTCCTGCTGGACGACGCCTTTCAGCGCGCCGATGCTTTTGCCGAGGCCGGTGCTAGCGGTTTCTTCGCGCCAGGTCTGGTCGAACCGGATCTGATCGGCGCCCTCTGCGAACGCTCGCCTCTCCCTGTTAACATCATGGTGCGCCCGACGACGCCGGACAATGAGACCATGGCAAGGCTGGGTGTCAGCCGCATCAGCTATGGGCCGGCTCCCTATCGTTCGGTCATGGGAATGCTGAAAAGCGAGGCCGAAGCGATCTATCGGCCGTCCTGA
- a CDS encoding LOG family protein produces the protein MSKGKNGRLRRKDGVWDPLKTSSADKQRAESVPRTPQSMSPSYRLAYADEDFLCREELRPIRLQLELLKTEMSLTERGIKSTVVMFGGARIPAPGTNAWAARNDVQRANLEAASVYYEEARKFARLCSRYSAGFDYHEYVVVTGGGPGVMEAGNRGAAEEGAPSIGLNIVLPHEQAPNAYVTPELSFNFHYFAIRKMHFMVRAKAIAVFPGGFGTLDELFECLTLIQTGRMERLPLILFGEKFWRSIINFEALAEFGTIAPDDVNLISFVDTADEAWKIVADFYERDNGHHDNGH, from the coding sequence ATGAGCAAGGGGAAGAACGGCAGGCTGAGGCGCAAGGATGGGGTTTGGGACCCGTTGAAGACGAGCTCGGCAGACAAGCAGCGGGCCGAGTCGGTGCCGCGCACGCCGCAGTCGATGTCGCCGTCCTACCGGCTTGCCTATGCCGATGAGGATTTCCTCTGCCGTGAGGAATTGCGGCCGATCCGCCTGCAGCTGGAATTGCTGAAGACCGAAATGTCGCTGACCGAGCGCGGCATCAAGTCGACCGTCGTCATGTTCGGCGGCGCACGCATTCCTGCCCCCGGCACCAATGCCTGGGCTGCCCGCAACGACGTGCAGCGCGCCAATCTTGAGGCAGCATCGGTTTATTACGAGGAGGCGCGCAAGTTCGCCCGGCTTTGCTCCCGTTATTCCGCCGGCTTCGATTACCACGAATATGTCGTCGTCACCGGCGGCGGCCCTGGTGTGATGGAAGCGGGCAATCGCGGCGCGGCGGAAGAAGGCGCGCCCTCGATCGGCCTCAACATCGTGCTGCCGCACGAGCAGGCGCCGAACGCCTATGTGACGCCGGAGCTCAGCTTCAATTTCCATTATTTCGCGATCCGCAAGATGCACTTCATGGTGCGCGCCAAGGCGATCGCGGTGTTCCCGGGCGGCTTCGGCACGCTCGACGAATTGTTCGAATGCCTGACGCTCATCCAGACCGGCCGCATGGAGCGCCTGCCGCTCATTCTCTTCGGCGAAAAATTCTGGCGCAGCATCATCAATTTCGAGGCGCTGGCCGAGTTCGGCACCATCGCGCCCGACGATGTGAACCTCATCAGCTTTGTCGATACCGCCGACGAAGCCTGGAAGATCGTCGCCGATTTCTACGAACGCGACAACGGTCACCACGATAACGGTCACTGA
- a CDS encoding fasciclin domain-containing protein gives MIKTVFRIAAAAAILSAASSLAYAKDPMVGGAAMYASKNIIQNAVNSKDHTTLVAAVKAAGLVETLEGKGPFTVFAPTNEAFKQLPAGTVETLLKPENKEKLVKVLTCHVVAGDDMAAAIKKWAMSKGGEYDLKTVGGCTIKAVDKGGKLTLTDEAGGIAHITIADVKQSNGVIHVVDKVLLPKM, from the coding sequence ATGATCAAGACTGTGTTTCGCATCGCCGCCGCTGCCGCAATCCTGTCGGCCGCAAGCAGCCTAGCCTATGCCAAGGACCCGATGGTGGGCGGTGCTGCGATGTATGCCAGCAAGAACATCATCCAGAATGCCGTCAATTCCAAGGATCACACGACCCTGGTCGCAGCCGTCAAGGCGGCCGGCCTCGTCGAGACCCTCGAAGGTAAAGGCCCATTCACCGTCTTTGCGCCGACCAATGAAGCCTTCAAGCAATTGCCGGCGGGCACGGTCGAAACCCTGCTGAAGCCCGAGAACAAGGAGAAGCTGGTCAAGGTGCTGACCTGCCACGTCGTCGCCGGTGACGACATGGCCGCCGCCATCAAGAAATGGGCAATGAGCAAGGGCGGCGAATACGATCTGAAGACGGTCGGCGGCTGCACGATCAAGGCCGTGGACAAGGGCGGCAAGCTGACGTTGACCGACGAAGCCGGCGGCATTGCCCATATCACAATCGCCGACGTCAAGCAGTCGAACGGTGTGATCCACGTCGTCGACAAGGTGTTGTTGCCGAAGATGTAA
- a CDS encoding pyrimidine 5'-nucleotidase produces the protein MSQTKTLSEPADFSHIRDWVFDLDNTLYPHHVDLFAQIDKNMTAYVSALLHMEREEARKLQKQYYLDHGTTLQGLMIHHGIDPNDFLEKAHAIDYSALTPQPELAAAIKALPGRKFIFTNGSVKHAQATAGALGILDGFDDIFDIVAADYVPKPAGSTYDKFMSLHRVDTKKAVMFEDLPRNLTVPKALGMKTVLLVPQNLETTIVEWWERTTGEDDHIDYVTDDLTAFLKVLV, from the coding sequence ATGAGCCAGACAAAAACGCTATCCGAGCCAGCCGATTTCTCCCACATCCGTGATTGGGTATTCGATCTCGACAACACGCTCTATCCGCATCATGTCGATCTCTTCGCGCAGATCGACAAGAACATGACGGCTTACGTCTCCGCCCTTCTGCACATGGAGCGCGAAGAGGCCCGCAAGCTGCAGAAGCAATATTATCTCGATCACGGCACGACGCTGCAGGGTTTGATGATCCATCATGGCATCGACCCCAACGACTTCCTGGAGAAAGCGCACGCGATCGACTATTCGGCGCTGACGCCGCAGCCGGAGCTCGCCGCCGCCATCAAGGCATTGCCGGGGCGCAAGTTCATCTTCACCAATGGCAGCGTCAAACACGCTCAGGCAACGGCCGGCGCGCTCGGCATCCTCGATGGCTTCGACGATATTTTCGATATCGTCGCGGCCGACTACGTGCCGAAACCCGCCGGCAGCACCTATGACAAGTTCATGAGCCTGCATCGCGTGGATACGAAGAAGGCGGTCATGTTCGAGGACCTGCCGCGCAACCTCACCGTGCCCAAGGCGCTCGGCATGAAGACGGTGCTTCTCGTGCCGCAAAATCTCGAGACGACCATCGTCGAATGGTGGGAGCGAACGACCGGCGAGGACGATCACATCGACTATGTGACCGACGACCTCACCGCTTTCCTGAAAGTACTGGTTTAA
- the dapD gene encoding 2,3,4,5-tetrahydropyridine-2,6-dicarboxylate N-succinyltransferase, with product MSATDLASLEKSIEAAFDNRDNVNTSTRGEVRDAVETALDLLDSGKVRVAERGADGNWTVNQWLKKAVLLSFRLNDMKIVEGGSGGATWWDKVPSKFEGWGENRFREAGFRAVPNAVVRHSAYIAPNAILMPSFVNLGAYVGEGTMVDTWATVGSCAQIGKHVHLSGGVGIGGVLEPMQAGPTIIEDNCFIGARSEVVEGCIIREGSVLGMGVFIGKSTKIVDRATGEITYGEVPPYSVVVAGALPSGNNMANGQPAPSLYCAVIVKRVDEKTRSKTGINELLRD from the coding sequence ATGAGCGCTACCGACCTCGCTTCCCTCGAAAAGTCCATCGAGGCTGCCTTCGACAATCGCGACAATGTGAACACGTCGACGCGCGGCGAAGTCCGCGATGCCGTCGAAACGGCGCTCGATCTCCTCGATAGCGGCAAGGTTCGCGTGGCCGAACGTGGCGCGGATGGCAACTGGACCGTCAACCAGTGGCTCAAGAAAGCGGTCCTGCTCTCCTTCCGCCTCAACGACATGAAGATCGTCGAAGGCGGCTCCGGCGGCGCCACCTGGTGGGACAAGGTTCCCTCGAAGTTCGAAGGCTGGGGAGAAAACCGCTTCCGCGAAGCCGGCTTCCGCGCCGTGCCGAACGCCGTCGTGCGTCATTCCGCCTATATCGCCCCCAACGCCATCCTGATGCCGTCCTTCGTCAATCTCGGCGCCTATGTCGGAGAAGGCACGATGGTCGACACCTGGGCGACGGTCGGCTCCTGCGCTCAGATCGGCAAGCATGTGCATCTTTCCGGCGGCGTCGGCATCGGCGGCGTGCTGGAGCCGATGCAGGCCGGCCCGACCATCATCGAAGACAATTGCTTTATCGGCGCCCGTTCCGAAGTCGTCGAAGGCTGCATCATTCGCGAAGGTTCCGTGCTCGGCATGGGCGTGTTCATCGGCAAGTCGACCAAGATCGTTGATCGCGCCACCGGCGAGATCACCTATGGCGAAGTTCCGCCATACTCGGTCGTTGTCGCCGGCGCGCTGCCGAGCGGCAACAACATGGCGAATGGCCAGCCGGCGCCCAGCCTCTATTGCGCCGTCATCGTCAAGCGAGTCGATGAAAAGACCCGCTCGAAGACCGGCATCAACGAGCTGCTGCGCGACTAA
- a CDS encoding sigma-70 family RNA polymerase sigma factor gives MASEETEALIGRIAMRDQKAFAALYKRTSPKLLGVCLRIVGNKADAEEVLQEVYIKIWQRAEQFAVAEGPAMAWLMTIARNRAIDFIRARKPVADEIDSAYDLADLEPGPEEQAIVKGEGRRIDRCMEELEADRARAVRSAYVEGLSYQELADQHAVPLNTMRTWLRRSLIRLRECMDR, from the coding sequence ATGGCGAGCGAGGAGACGGAAGCGCTGATCGGCCGCATTGCCATGCGCGACCAGAAAGCCTTTGCCGCACTCTACAAACGTACCAGCCCGAAACTTCTCGGTGTTTGCCTGCGTATCGTCGGCAACAAGGCGGATGCTGAAGAGGTTTTGCAGGAGGTCTATATCAAGATCTGGCAGCGGGCAGAGCAATTTGCCGTTGCGGAAGGGCCGGCAATGGCCTGGTTGATGACGATCGCGCGCAATCGCGCCATCGATTTCATCCGCGCCCGCAAGCCCGTGGCTGACGAAATAGACAGCGCTTACGATCTCGCCGACCTGGAACCTGGCCCCGAAGAGCAAGCAATCGTGAAGGGAGAGGGAAGGCGGATTGACAGGTGCATGGAAGAGTTGGAAGCTGATCGTGCGCGGGCCGTTCGCAGCGCCTATGTCGAGGGCTTGAGCTATCAGGAGCTCGCCGACCAACACGCTGTGCCATTGAATACTATGCGCACCTGGCTGCGCCGAAGCCTGATCAGACTGAGAGAGTGCATGGACCGATGA